The region GAGTTGAGTGTGTCAGTGGGGGTCCTGGACCTTGTTGATGAGGTCAGAGACAGTAGGAAGAAGTCGgaagaaattatttttgtgGGGTTAGGTTTTGGTCCTGATGTTCCGCAGCCTCTTGCCAGAAGAGAGTTTGAGAAGAGTAGAGAATGTCTTTCTACAGGACCCGGAATTGTGTGCTAGGCCCTGGATTGACCACAATCTGTTTCAGTTTGCACTTAAACAAGGAAATTTACTGGAGTTCTCTGCACTCATTGCaaatcatttaattaatttaaatgcaTTAAATAACTGATACATTGTTAGTATAACAATCTCTGAAACGGCAATCCACTCAGTTAGAGTTTTATTAGGTAACCACAGGTGCTTAGTTTCTGATATTGTTTTTGCATGTTGCTTGTGTTTGTAGGGTAACCGCTATGATCAGGAAAGCTGCTGAAGCAGAGCAACACTTTGTATGTTGGGAATCTCTCCTTCTACACCACCGAGGACCAGGTAGGACACACTGCCAAGGATGTGtgcacatacaaggaatttgactttttGCTTTGCTCTCAATATAATTACACAAAGATGTTTTTATaatcattatgtttttttatgacaaGAAAATGGGAAAAGTTTGCTCGGTTTTACTTAAAGATGActtgttttgttagttttttcatcttttttatgacttctgactttttttatcagGTCCCCAAAGTCTTGTGACTCTAGCAGTGAGCGAGTTGTAATGTGAATGAGTGTGGTatacttttgtgttttgtttaaaaccttttaaaccagaatacatatttaaaaactacttattttgtattattgttaaAAGTATTTCCAAGATAGTCTCTTAaagcccctgacacaccaaccagtcTGATCTTGAGAGCttgagttggtcaaaaaagtgcctcagAACAGACCAAAGAGACGAGGCCCAATgtgtctccataacagcaggcggtGCTAATCTGTATAAATtaaaaccggcagctgattggtcGTACGTGAAATACGccgtgcagttgctgaatctgtcttcatttcagatcgacaatggtcagtttaaaaggttttcgtcagattttgagagactctagtcatgCTCATCCCGCTTTTCGTTTCCGGTtttgcactccaccaatcaaaTTGGTCATTTTAGTCCGACTGCCGacagtgcccgccttccgacTGAACATGCCAcgtcggccaaaatgaaggacGACGGCCCGGAACACACAGAACAGACTCGAATCACTGACCTTGCCAGACTGTCTGATGGCTGCTTATTGGGTGGTTATGGCACGGCCCTAACGCTCAACAGATATTTATTATAATCTCTTACATGATTGTCACTTTTGTCTTTGTAACCGATGAACAGGTACATGAGATATTTTCTAAAAGTGGAGACGTCAAGCGCATCATCATTGGCCTGGATAAAGTCAAGAAGACAGCCTGCGGGTTCTGCTTTGTGGAGTATCCTTGTAAATATGAAACCCAatgaaaaatggttttaaaaatatttttattaaccCGCATGCACTGCAAACGCACCTCAAGGCCAGGTCAACAATCTGCCTGCCTGGTTACTAAACAAAGTATTGAATTATTATTAGCTATACGCTTTACCACCACAGCATGAAATGTGCATGTTGTGCAAGTTTAGGAGtctgtagtctatatcctcgacattccacttctgggattgcccTGTTGCAGATTTCCActggatttcactctttttggccggataacgattaccttccgctttctttgtgttggaagtttaaactctggttgatttatgaggactatggttaaccgctcctcagatctctgcagggtaaatccagaaagctagctcgactatctgtccaatctgagttttctgttgtacgacttaaacaacttttgaatgtacacgttccaccaaaacaagttccttcccgaggctgtttttgcagcggcaccgtggctctgcgTGGTGCTTAGCACACCCCAAGACGactatgattggtttaaagaaatggcaaagacccacagcatgtttttctcGCATCCCGGAAGGCTGTGTaaactagccagaccttccttcgcaATGCTGTGGAGCAAGGTCTGGCAAAAAGAGACTAAAGAGTCTGCAACAGACCTTAACCCCTGCTCTACCAGATACTACACACGTACAGGTGCAGAAAATGCCATGCGCTTCATTAATGGCACGCGGCTGGACGACCGTATCATCAGGACAGACTGGGACGCCGGCTTCAAGGAGGGACGGCAGTACGGCCGCGGCAAATCTGGAGGACAGGTGAGGATCAGGACGTTTGTTTATGAGTATGAATGTGTATTCATCCCACCGTTCCCGCGTGTCCTTCATTTatattgaaaatgttttggaaaacaatataaaacacaGCATACTATGGTATTTGAAAAATGACGTGCTGaaatggcattaaaaaaaaaatcaatacactatattatgacattttaataCACCAGCATGGTATTTAGAAAGTAATCTCCTGTCTGAAACAAATTATCCATGATTAACTATGGCCTTTTGAAGAGACGGCATTACTATACCATGGcatttgaaaaattaaattCTATATTATGTTGTTAAAATACATAATCATGTGCAGTTGTGTTGTAGTGGTACACTGTGAGCTTTGTGTAAATAAGCAAACATCAATATTGTACTAAGAACTAGCTCATTGgatgaaaaatacaaataccCTCCTGCATGTAACTTTCGGATAAGACCTcgttcaacaaaaaacaaaaaaaaatgtaataatgaaaGATTATTTACTTGTGCCActggttgtgtttgttgtgtaggTGAGAGATGAGTACAGGCAGGACTACGACCCAGCCAGAGGCGGCTACGGTAAGCTGGCTATGCAGCATCGACCCACAGAGGCACAGAACACCTTTTAGGCTGAACCCCACACCAGCAGTCTGCCTGGACTACGCAGAGCCCCACCCTCAGTCCTGGACCAGATGGATTCTTTAACACTGCCACAACATGCTACCACAGACTGTTTGTGCAAACTCTACAGCAGGTCAGCACGGACCACTGGACCCCAGAAATTAGCAGCTGGTATTTATTTTGGTTTCTGTTCTGACTGCCTCTCTGACTTCCATACCTGCTATCGGTCTACATGGTACCCCAGGCCAAAACCCTAAGGGTACAATGAGATATTAAGTCAGGTTTTCATTATCCTGCATCAAGGAATACCATACATTTCTCTACCGGCTGGGAAAGGCTCTGGTAGCATGTAGTGACTGGGTTGATGATGAATCGAATATCAAGACAAAAAGATTTATCTTGTTGAGTCGCCATCTCTGGTGAAAAATAATCCTCTGCTGAATTAATGGTAAGGAAGCATTCTGTTCTTAACTGATTTCCACAAATGAAACTTTGTCTCCCAAACTAGgtatacttttttaaataaattttttttttgttgacagttttgacgAGTGATATTAATTTTTCCGAAGCACAATGTAATCCTAGTGAAGGTCTCATAAGTAAACCTGCACTAACCGATTGTGTGGTAACTTGGGTGAAgtgaaaacaagctgtgatcacaacactgacatatcaCCTTTTAAATTGccagttgcttatttacacatccagcagacacggAGCAATGTTGGCGTTCATTTGGAGGGGTGTTTGTGGCCCCTTGTCTAATATGTGTTTCCTATTTTGGTCTGTTTTTGTCTTCAcaaactcctgagggaaatatctgtttCTCTAACTGCTAAATGCTCTGTTTACCAGCTATTCATTAACTCTTGTCAGCTGTTGTGTGCTGGCCAGGTGGTGTGCAAAGGCTTTTTGGAGATATTTAGCTAAAATCgttgcctgctgctgctggaaacaaTGCTGCTGAGGGATGCGAgtgtgaaccaaaacagtaaagttttgGGCCGTACATCCAAAACAACGATCTGAGAGATGCTAGAACTCTCAAAAGTAAGAGGAACTGCAGATTCGGGTGATACGAGTTTGACGCTACCATTGTTAAAGTACTCAAGACCGGTCTTGGTCTCAAGACCACTTTTCTAAGCTCTCGTCTTGGAAGCTACCACCTTTTCTTGTCTCAGATGAAGAGCactctgcattttatttttattttatttttactgtgatTGTATGTAAAACATACTCTCtcaaatgcaaccaataacttCAGTCATTTCTATGTTGAAATGTGTTACTGTTAAACACTGGCAGTCTGGGAGATGGGAAATGTAATGCCAACCGACACAGATGGGACAACCTAAAATTTTTTAGCGGAACTTAGTAAGAAAGCATAACGAGAGGTAAGTAACGCCAGCCAAGCTAGCTAAGTTATCAATCTGCCTAAATTCTTCACCCAAAGTGATAAAGTGAATATTAGCTATACATATTTGCTAGctgtgtaaatactgtatgtttcaggGATCTAGTTTCAGTTGTTTGGTCTGGCCTTGGTCTTGTCTCAAGTCACTCTGGTGGTCTTGGtgacttggtctcggtttaggGGGTGCTGACTGGCCGCTACGATAGACTCATAATTCTCAGTCATCTCATCCATTATTAATGTCAAAATATGGATTATAGCAGCTTAAAGAGTAAAGTTGGACACTAGATCAATTAGAATTGCTGAATTGCTTTGTATCCTTTTGAGGATATTGGTATGGAATGCCATTTTATTCAAAATGagtaaatacataaattaatgaatacatgaatgaataaataaatagacataCCTTTGAAATACATCATGAAATAAAGAGGCAGTGAatattgaatatttaaataaaagctggatatatttatatttaaataaatgtaaatatccatttaaaatgtaaatgggctgtatttatatagcacttttctagtcttaactactcaaagcgctttttcttttttttcttcttccatagTGCAGGAATCATTCTGTATTCATACACAGCCGTACagggtgccacctgctcatcagataaacactcacacacatttacgctCCTATGGCGCAGCAAGGACATTTCAACATGgcactgcagggccagggattgaaccaccaaccttccaattggcaaaaatgtcatatttaactaattgatccattttgatatcaatatttacatttattttatttgtatttatttccttATTTATAGAAAGCCACACGTAAAGATTATAGAGTAGCATTTAGCAAATactttggggggaaaaaaacaaaatatgatttGATTGAAAGGTGAGAGGAGAAAAATAAACCACACCAAGGTGATCTTTGGTAAATTCATGCTCACAATAACCAGCAAGCTAACCGCTAACTGCACAGTAGGCCAACACACTGCCTTCCTGAGTAAGCCCCATGTTGGGGTGTGAGTGCATGGGGAAAAAAGTGAGCAGATAAGTcaaaatagttagctaaaagtcaTTGCTTGTCACAAAAACCTCCTTTCAGCCAGGTTCTCACTTCTCCTGCATTCTCCATCCGTCCACCAGATGTCCTCAGACTTTCCCGCCTGCCTTCTGGACCGAGCCTGTTTTGGTTGCCTGTTCCTTTGTTCCGACCTGTTGCCCATACCTGACCTGCTCACCTCTCATTCTCCTTTTGAATTAGTTTGAACTGTTGTTGCCATCCTGTAAGCCTGATCTTGACCAAATTTCCTCCCCTGCTTGCCTggtatgtttttgtttgcaaGTCCTCCTGTTTCCTGACTTCTCTTACATAGCTAGATATAAGTGATTGATTTACAACGGAcagaaatttgacattttcgtccctttttcagacttaaaatttttttttttaaataccaccaccttactactactagttttacagtacttgttgaaattcatggtcaataaccctcatttatatagaatcaTACCTAAAATTTGagtaaaaaagcagaaattataaactattttgactaatagagGAACGTACAGCTGAGTTTTGTCAGGATTGaatgtgatcagttgtatttgcaaagagcattgtatgaaatccaatccattttttgtggtaatttggttaaaaagaaactcatatttcaggtaaacattttttaaaggggtcaaatttatCTCAAGGACAATAGAAGTGTTAACAGTGAAAGCAAGTAGGACTAAAGGACACTGTTTGTCTTCTTTGCACAGAAAAGTCACCACCACCACTGTTTCAGGCCCTTTTTATTATGTTGTAGGTAAGTCACAAGGAGCTGGCCTCAACTGTTGAAAGgattataaaataatttaattccTTCCCCAATTCTATCAAGACACTGTTCATGATCCCCGAAAGCTCCATGCATCCAAATGTTGTGTATTTGACATTTCCTGTGAGTCTGGTGGTTGATCCACTTCCATTTCTTCTTCAGCAATGGAGGTGAAGCTTATCGAGGCCCAAGGTGTGCCCCACATGACACGCTTCTTGCACATTTAGCTGTTATCATAGTCTGGTTCAAAAAGTCAAGTTCAAATGAGGTTAAGTGAGAATTAAACAGTGCCAGACCCAGAATTAATGAGACATTTATTCAAATCAGAGGGCTGTTTGGAACTATAGAAATAAATGCCTTACTTTCCAGCTTTGTCTCACTGAGAAACTCATCAAAGGCAGCTTGTCATTGGCTGGTTACAGATGATGCATTTTGATAATCATCCACCATTACAATGAAGAACAACAGCTCTCAACGGCCGCCTTCAGCGTGAGGATATTCCCCAACAGGtcattatttataataaagGATGCTTCATGGATAAGCAGACTTTAACCACCAGTATGAGCTCACTCGTCGAATCTCCTCTCACCCCTATCTACACAGTTTCATTTACAGTACTTTTGCTCTGGGGATTTTTTTAATCTAAGTTTGGGGAAAGCCCTTTTTTCTCTTAATTGAAATTGCTATTGTTACAGCAGAAAATGAATTTTTGGAAATAGTTTCCTTCCAACTTTGTGGCGGCTATAGAAAgttcctgttctgtttttaatgtgATATTGCACAAGTGCAAAAAGCCAGGTCTATAAAGAAATGCTTTTCTGAGTCCAGAAAAACTTGACTGGCCTGCACAGAGGCCTGACCTCCACCCCATTTAAAATGAACTGGAATGCTGATTGTGAGCCAGACCTTAGTGGTCGACCTCACTAATGCTCTTGTGGCTAAATGGTTGCAAATCCCTGCGGTCAGGTTCCAAAACGTTGGAGTGTGGAAAGCTTTCACAGAAGAGTGGAGG is a window of Etheostoma spectabile isolate EspeVRDwgs_2016 unplaced genomic scaffold, UIUC_Espe_1.0 scaffold00002020, whole genome shotgun sequence DNA encoding:
- the LOC116675536 gene encoding LOW QUALITY PROTEIN: nuclear cap-binding protein subunit 2-like (The sequence of the model RefSeq protein was modified relative to this genomic sequence to represent the inferred CDS: inserted 1 base in 1 codon) produces the protein MSVKLNALISDSYVDISQYRDQHFKGNRYDQXKLLKQSNTLYVGNLSFYTTEDQVHEIFSKSGDVKRIIIGLDKVKKTACGFCFVEYYTRTGAENAMRFINGTRLDDRIIRTDWDAGFKEGRQYGRGKSGGQVRDEYRQDYDPARGGYGKLAMQHRPTEAQNTF